The proteins below are encoded in one region of Polycladomyces zharkentensis:
- a CDS encoding ribonucleotide-diphosphate reductase subunit beta translates to MEKLQRKKIFNEHGQRGTQRMINGNTTNLREWNRIKYDWAYKMYRTMLNNFWIPEEISLTGDAKQFEELTPAERRAFDKTISFLNFLDSIQCENLPNIREYVTAPEVASLLNIQAFQEEIHAQSYSYILDTVCSPQTRENIYDEWRNDEHLLRRNRFIADLYQQFVEHQDDWQFVKTCMANFLLESLYFYSGFTFFYTLARQGKMTATATIIKYIQRDELTHVVLFQNMMKEMQKENPDLFTPERIEELRNMTRTAVDHEIRWGQYITNNEIDGLSNELIERYIKYLANERMKRLGFGILYPEQTEHPLRWVEHFSNLNQTKTDFFEQKVTNYAKAGGLDFGDL, encoded by the coding sequence ATGGAAAAACTGCAACGAAAAAAGATTTTCAACGAACACGGCCAACGCGGCACCCAGCGGATGATCAACGGCAATACCACCAACCTGCGGGAGTGGAACCGGATCAAGTATGATTGGGCGTACAAAATGTATCGCACGATGCTGAACAACTTCTGGATTCCCGAAGAGATTTCGCTGACGGGTGACGCCAAGCAATTTGAAGAGCTGACACCGGCCGAGCGGCGTGCTTTTGACAAAACGATTTCGTTTCTCAACTTTTTGGATTCCATTCAGTGTGAAAACCTTCCCAACATCCGGGAGTACGTCACTGCACCGGAAGTGGCGTCACTGCTCAATATCCAGGCGTTTCAGGAAGAGATTCACGCCCAATCCTACAGCTATATCCTGGATACCGTCTGTTCGCCGCAGACGCGGGAAAATATCTATGATGAGTGGCGGAACGACGAGCACCTGCTGCGCCGCAACCGATTCATCGCCGATCTCTACCAACAGTTCGTCGAACATCAGGACGACTGGCAGTTCGTCAAAACGTGCATGGCCAACTTTCTGCTGGAATCGCTCTACTTTTACAGCGGATTCACCTTCTTCTACACGTTGGCCCGGCAAGGGAAAATGACGGCCACAGCCACGATCATCAAATATATTCAACGTGATGAGCTGACCCATGTCGTGCTCTTTCAAAACATGATGAAAGAGATGCAAAAAGAGAATCCGGACTTGTTCACGCCGGAACGGATCGAAGAGTTGCGTAACATGACCCGTACAGCCGTGGACCATGAAATCCGGTGGGGGCAATATATCACCAACAATGAAATCGACGGGTTGAGCAATGAGCTGATTGAACGATACATCAAATATTTGGCCAATGAGCGGATGAAACGGCTCGGCTTCGGCATTCTGTATCCGGAACAGACAGAACATCCTTTACGCTGGGTGGAGCATTTCTCCAACCTGAACCAAACCAAAACCGATTTCTTCGAACAAAAGGTGACCAATTACGCCAAAGCGGGCGGACTGGACTTCGGCGATTTGTGA